Sequence from the Arvicola amphibius chromosome 3, mArvAmp1.2, whole genome shotgun sequence genome:
tatttttttatatttaaaaatttccatctcctctcctcctcctcatagTGCTCTAGAAACTTTGGCTTTTTGTTCTTGATGATTGCACAAAATTGTTATAGAAATCTAGAATTATTACTTCTAAATTTTCTCTGTAAAAGATGTGAATATTTGTATTTGAgagataaagaataaaacatcattaTTATGGAAatcaaaatatgtatgtgtgtcttgaaTTAGAAACTATTAACAATTAGAAGtaagtaaaactaaaataaaactttaaaagtgaTTATTGGTAATTACTGGTGATTATTGATAATTGCCAGTTATTATTGACTACTAAGCTCTAGTAGTCTCTAGATAACATATGGCCAAAGTCATATATATGATTTatgcatatgttatatattaCTAATATATACGTACCTTTCACACATTGTATTCATAGGTTGAGATGCTGGGCCTCAAAATATATGTAGAATTGTTGTGTGCTGATTACaataaaatgtacttaaaattttaaagaaatgccaCATGAGCAATAGAAATAAGAATGGTGATGGATAAGATAAATAATACAGTCTtatttcacaaataaatataattttaggaaTTTATGAGTCTATAAGCATCTCAGCTTGTGCCTTGGTTGTCATGTCTTCCTATCTCTGTTTTCCTAGGAGAGCCTGTTTCCTGACCTTCTGAGTTCTTTCAGATGACTTATGTGTGGATAGCATGGAGACATGTTCTGCTATCGAACACTTACCtattatgtgcgtgtgtgtgcaaaaaaattaagaaaaaaagaaacatcttctAAATGAGACATCCCTACATAGAGTGGAAACTGGCATACTGGTGTTTCTTCATTGACCATTTGAGGAACCATTTTAGATTATGAGAAGAAAACAATCAGTTTGTAAtgaatgaaggaaaatgaagaggtTGCTTAATATcatcatttttaaatagaaatagaatagaaaatggTGGAAATGACACAAATGAAGACAAagtttcaaaatattaaacaaaatttagaAGATTCAATTTTTATGATATAAAAAGCTGAGGATTCATTATGATTCCAAAGGTTTCTGCCTATTCAAAAATTGAAGAAGTAGaatattttcttgaaaagaaaaacaaggtaaACTATACAGCTGAAGTATTgtccaacaataaaaactaaatttgtGCTCAAAATAAGAGGCATAAAGACAACTTGGTTAGCTAGTCAAATGTTCCTGCTGCTTAGGGTTTTCCTAAGGGCAACTTTAATATCTTTGTTCCTCAAGCTGTAGATTAAAGGATTCATCATTGGAACCACATTGGTGTAAAAGACAGAATAGATTTTCCCTTCATTCATGGACTCTGTTGAGGAGGGTTTGAAATATACAAGCACAGCTGAaccaaagaacagagaaacagcaaGGATGTGAgagctgcaggtgctgaaggcttTGGACCTGCCCTCAGAGGAACTGATGTGGAAGATACTGGAGAGGATGAAACCATAAGAGACAAAGATAGTTACAGTAGGAACAATGATGTTGATACtaccaacaacaaacaatatAAGCTCATTAACATATGTGCTCATGCAGGAGAGCTGGAGCAAAGGGGGAATATCACAGAAGTAGTGGTTAATGATGTTGGCATCACAGAAGGTCAGTCTCAGCATGCATGAAGTGTGAaccacagcagtagaaaatgCAATAAAGTAGGAACCAAACATAAGATTCATACATAGTTTAGGAGACATGACAACATTATACAACAGTGGATTGCAGATGGCCATGTAGCGATCATAGGCCATCGAAGTCAACACATAACACTCAGAAAcaacaaagaagataaagaaatagaGCTGGGTCATACATCTAATGtaagaaattacatttttctttaacataaaGTTCATTAGCATTTGGGgagcaaacacagaagaataGCAAATATCTATAAAGGacaagttaaagagaaaaaaatacataggcGTGTGGAGGTGAGAATTCAGCACAGTCagaattattaaacaaaaatttcccAATGCAGTGACCAGATACATTGCTAGGAACAGAAAGAACAAGGGCATTTGGAGTTCAGGCTTTTCTGTTATTCCTACCAGAATGAATTCAGTCACCAAAGAGACATTTATTGCATGCATTCTTCTGTAAGTCAATCTGTGGACATAGAAAATAGAGGTGCCTTAGAGGATGATCCATACTCAGTCATGGACCCTTTCCACCTACGAGGTTTTTGTTGGGAGTGTTTCTTCTAGTGCAGACTGAATCACTTGCTGCAGCAACAGGAAAAAATTATCTTAAGTCAGAAATCCAGAGGTACCAAATGTTAGtgttatttttgaaaaaggagaagaatacaTTAAGAAAGATTCAACCTTCTCCATCTCCAGTTTTCCTTCACACCTACATTAAAACTGGGAGTATATTCCTGGACAATACAGTTCCTTTGATGTGATATTAATGAAAAACCTGTGCCcaatttaaaacttaaagaacAAGAATAGGTCATGGAGaaagtgtttattattttcatgttacAAAGTCCTGAATCTGGAAGACTTCAATTCTGAGCACGTAGAACTACAGTGGAGATGCTGTAACTTATTGGTTAATGTTGCTCCTTAACACTATTTGATCCCCCCGAAtgctttcttctacaagtttCACTTGAAGCTCATTTGGCACAAAAAGGAAGACGTTGTCTATTTTCTAAATCCCATCATATATTAAGAGAAACTTAAAGGGTATGGATTCAGAAGGgacaggagatggggaggaggagaggctcTCTGAGGAGTTGATTGTGAGGAAACtacaatcagaatatattttatgaaaaaaatctaatttaagcaaaacaaaaattaaggcaaatattcaggagagagagagagagagagagagagagagagagagagagagagagagagagagagagagagagctgtttcTATACCTTAAATCAGCAACTCACAAGTTTCATTCGAAGCCTTCGAACTCTCTTACTTTTCCACTtatttatgttcatgtgtataaATAGTTGATATTCAAAGCTTCCAGATATTTCAATTCAAACAAGATAAAcacatgatttaatttttctgtaacaATTTCTAAATTGCAGAACATTATTTCTGATTAAGTATTTGTGTCTTTGCTGAAAGCAGAGAAAGGGCCCTTTAACTGCAGGATGTGTGAGGTTATAAGCAAGCCAGAAAAATGCCCAGGCTATTCCTCAGGACAGCATTTAAATCAAAGAAGAGGCTGAAGAAAATGTATTACACCCTGGATCATTATCCTAATTTCCTGAGGGACCCACAATTTTACtcatcttttcccttccctttagaGAACTTGCATCCCCCAGAGTAGATAGGGAGACAGACTTTTACCTTCACAATTATCTTGAGATCTGAAGGAAAATCTGAGTTTGGTGTTTCTCTTCTCTTGCTTCCCGCAGTTAAGGAAGAAATTGCCCCCAGGTGTTGCTCCTGACTTAATAAATTCTGAGTCTGTAAGTTGTAGAGTATTGTACAAGTCACTTACAGTGCTTTGCAACCAGAATCATCAGAGATGATACTTAAAAATGCATTCCCAAGCAAACATAATATGAGGAGACATGCTAAGATGGGGAAAAGTCTTAAAGGAGCTTCAGCCCAAGACAAAGAACTGAAGATAACCCAGAATACTAGGAATGCTGCAGATAATCTCTATTAGAGAGGGAATATGGTTATATGGTATAAAATGGTTAACTGTGAACTCCTATAAAGAAGCAACATTATATGGAATGAGAGATTGTATTCATGTACTtagcaatatatgtatatatgcaacaacaattaaagaaatataaactctAAATTTTAGAGAGAACAAGACAGTGTCCATGGGAAGGGTTagaattaggaaaagaaaagtggaaattttatgtaattttgttttaaattaaaaaggtagcaattttaaataaaattctaaaaactataataaaaagaataaaatagaatataaataaataattttatcagTTTTCTGTCTTTACTCTGAGCATTATTCTATTTACTAACTTCTTTTAAATTAACTAAattaatggcctctttttc
This genomic interval carries:
- the LOC119809829 gene encoding olfactory receptor 8B3-like, with the translated sequence MHAINVSLVTEFILVGITEKPELQMPLFFLFLAMYLVTALGNFCLIILTVLNSHLHTPMYFFLFNLSFIDICYSSVFAPQMLMNFMLKKNVISYIRCMTQLYFFIFFVVSECYVLTSMAYDRYMAICNPLLYNVVMSPKLCMNLMFGSYFIAFSTAVVHTSCMLRLTFCDANIINHYFCDIPPLLQLSCMSTYVNELILFVVGSINIIVPTVTIFVSYGFILSSIFHISSSEGRSKAFSTCSSHILAVSLFFGSAVLVYFKPSSTESMNEGKIYSVFYTNVVPMMNPLIYSLRNKDIKVALRKTLSSRNI